One window from the genome of Vibrio sp. VB16 encodes:
- a CDS encoding YeeE/YedE family protein: protein MGFAIPWDSLFGGVLLGISATLLLLMNGKIAGISGILTGLLTPKSKDYSWRLLFFVGMISGGMIGVAFFDVHIPTEFAESAGLIALAGFLVGVGTKLGNGCTSGHGICGMGRLSFRSVIATAIFMLVAALTVFVRLHLL, encoded by the coding sequence ATGGGCTTCGCCATTCCTTGGGATTCGTTGTTCGGTGGTGTGCTATTAGGGATATCAGCCACTTTGTTGTTACTAATGAATGGAAAGATCGCTGGGATAAGCGGGATTTTAACTGGGCTCTTAACGCCCAAGTCAAAAGATTATTCTTGGCGGTTATTGTTTTTCGTAGGGATGATTTCAGGCGGCATGATAGGCGTCGCATTTTTCGATGTACACATACCGACCGAATTCGCGGAGAGTGCAGGATTGATAGCGTTGGCTGGATTCTTAGTTGGTGTGGGAACCAAACTCGGAAATGGTTGCACAAGTGGCCATGGCATTTGTGGGATGGGGCGCTTGTCTTTTCGTTCTGTTATTGCGACCGCTATTTTTATGTTGGTTGCTGCGTTGACCGTGTTTGTTCGTCTTCACCTATTGTAG
- a CDS encoding YeeE/YedE family protein produces MFRFVSLIAGILFGLGMAISGMVDPVNVIGFLDVAGEWSPDLMFVMGGALAVFLPAYLLIIKPRNKPVLAEAFTLSKNTKVDTRLVLGAGTFGFGWGLVGLCPGPVVSSLAAGNAGVVIFFATMMVGLGTANILICINKKKYSDPQTVSGN; encoded by the coding sequence ATGTTTCGTTTTGTTTCTCTTATCGCGGGTATTTTGTTTGGCCTTGGTATGGCTATATCTGGCATGGTAGACCCAGTTAACGTGATTGGATTTTTAGATGTGGCTGGTGAGTGGTCACCAGATCTTATGTTTGTGATGGGGGGAGCACTTGCGGTGTTCTTGCCTGCCTATTTACTTATTATTAAACCTCGTAATAAACCAGTTCTAGCGGAGGCATTCACCCTTAGCAAAAATACTAAGGTAGATACTCGATTGGTTCTAGGCGCAGGCACATTTGGATTTGGTTGGGGCTTGGTCGGTTTGTGTCCGGGTCCTGTTGTTTCATCACTCGCTGCTGGTAATGCTGGCGTGGTGATATTTTTCGCCACGATGATGGTTGGCCTTGGTACTGCTAATATTTTGATTTGCATCAACAAAAAGAAGTATTCCGACCCCCAAACGGTTTCGGGTAACTAA
- a CDS encoding efflux RND transporter permease subunit, whose protein sequence is MKKDFNGGFVHKVMNSFFPPILILLALAIGVVSLVMTPKEEDPQIIVPMADVIIQAPGLSAKQVEKQVTEPLEKLLSQIDGVEYVYSTSVRGAAQVIVRYYVGEGREDALVKLYNKLYANQDKVPASVTSWIVKPVEIDDVPIVVASLYSTNPQQIGSYELRRIAQQATQRLKALDSTNVVEVIGGQSRIVEIELNSSAMASRKTTIDDLQNAFSVSHNKQNSGLVHQSGLVYELESGQFFTKAEELGELVVNVVDGRPVFLRDVAVISDGPEEATDDTWFQFGSANGEISETYPAVYISVAKQKGSNAVTVAESVLQELDSLKREQLPKGVELSVIRNYGQTADDKVSNLVSSLGISILTVVVFVGLFLNWRSALVVGIAIPISYGAALGMDLAFGYSINRVTLFALILALGLIVDDPIASIDNIERYLKRKDLSRTKAIVLAMAEIRSALLMSTVAIVIVFTPMFFITGMMGPYMAPLAFNVPISVVFSTIVAFMITPWLARKILRRASDDGAYDVQTTLLYKWYKKLLHPLLSNRRKSWLFLGLVAVLFAGAALLPALRLVPLKLLPYDNKNEFQLVVNMPEQSSFVSTSNALRDFSDYLVSVPEVVSVSAFAGVASPMDFNGMVRHYFMRSQPNQGELRIVLADKDRRVQQSHEIVTRLRDDIELIAVKHFADIQLVEVPPGPPVIATITAEVYGEETTSYDVLQQQALKVAERLKREEFVSEVDTSIQGKFETWQFVVDREKAALSGISVYDINETIRTANQGFVLGHLQAEREINPLPVKVRLAKHNRDDLNKLTALYVRGRAGIAKNEVHGALVDAPQPLVQVSELGSFVKQPVEQPINHKNLKPVVYVYAESAGRVPGGIVADVMSDKDEETLSERNPVSTRHYLNNGAGDGWSVEPGTTVVWSGEGEWKITVDVFIDLGIAYGAALLGVFVVMLIQTGLPAVSGIIMLAIPLTVIGIMPGFWLLNVFSDDINGYPNPALFTATAMIGMIALAGIVVRNSLVLIEFIQQSLAEGKALTDALIESGAVRMRPILLTAGTTLLGNIVITLDPIFNGLAWAIIFGITASTVFTLLVIPVVYNLAYRDVKGHGLPIQEEEEA, encoded by the coding sequence ATGAAAAAGGACTTTAATGGTGGGTTTGTTCATAAGGTAATGAACAGTTTCTTTCCTCCGATATTAATTCTGCTTGCGCTCGCAATCGGAGTGGTATCACTTGTGATGACGCCTAAAGAAGAAGACCCCCAGATTATCGTCCCAATGGCGGATGTTATCATTCAAGCACCGGGTCTGAGTGCTAAACAGGTTGAAAAACAGGTCACCGAACCACTAGAAAAATTGTTGAGTCAAATAGACGGCGTTGAGTATGTCTATTCGACGTCTGTGCGTGGCGCTGCTCAAGTTATCGTAAGGTATTACGTTGGAGAAGGGCGAGAGGATGCGCTAGTAAAGCTGTATAACAAGCTTTACGCGAATCAAGATAAGGTACCTGCGTCAGTAACTAGCTGGATAGTTAAGCCAGTAGAGATAGATGATGTCCCCATTGTCGTCGCCTCACTCTACTCAACCAATCCTCAACAAATCGGCAGCTACGAATTACGTCGAATCGCACAACAAGCGACTCAAAGGCTTAAAGCATTAGACAGTACAAATGTGGTTGAAGTCATTGGTGGACAGTCTCGTATCGTCGAAATAGAGCTAAACAGTTCGGCGATGGCCAGTCGCAAAACCACAATAGATGACCTGCAGAATGCGTTTTCTGTCAGCCATAACAAGCAAAATTCCGGATTGGTCCATCAGTCAGGGTTGGTGTACGAGCTAGAATCCGGACAGTTTTTCACTAAGGCAGAAGAACTTGGCGAACTGGTTGTTAATGTTGTGGATGGTCGGCCAGTGTTTCTGCGCGATGTTGCTGTTATCTCAGATGGGCCGGAAGAAGCAACGGATGATACTTGGTTTCAATTTGGTTCTGCGAATGGAGAAATTAGCGAGACCTACCCTGCGGTCTATATCTCCGTGGCCAAACAGAAAGGCTCTAACGCCGTAACCGTTGCTGAAAGTGTACTGCAAGAACTTGATAGCCTGAAACGGGAACAGCTGCCGAAAGGTGTTGAACTCAGTGTTATAAGAAATTACGGCCAAACGGCAGATGATAAGGTATCGAATCTTGTATCAAGTTTAGGTATTTCAATCCTAACTGTTGTCGTGTTTGTCGGTCTATTCTTAAACTGGCGAAGTGCGTTGGTGGTAGGCATCGCTATTCCAATCAGCTACGGCGCCGCGCTAGGGATGGACTTGGCGTTCGGTTACTCCATTAATCGCGTCACCTTGTTTGCTTTGATCCTCGCACTTGGCTTAATCGTGGATGACCCCATTGCCAGCATCGATAACATCGAGCGTTATCTAAAACGAAAAGACCTTTCGCGTACGAAAGCGATCGTTTTAGCGATGGCCGAAATTCGAAGTGCTTTGCTTATGTCGACTGTCGCCATCGTAATTGTCTTTACCCCAATGTTTTTTATTACCGGCATGATGGGCCCATACATGGCGCCACTCGCATTTAATGTGCCGATAAGCGTTGTATTTAGCACCATTGTTGCCTTTATGATAACCCCATGGTTAGCGCGTAAAATATTGCGAAGGGCAAGTGATGATGGCGCATACGATGTACAAACGACCTTGTTGTATAAATGGTATAAAAAGCTACTACACCCACTGCTGAGTAATCGACGTAAAAGTTGGTTATTCTTAGGCCTTGTTGCGGTTCTCTTTGCGGGTGCGGCTCTACTCCCTGCCTTAAGGCTTGTCCCTTTAAAGCTGCTTCCGTACGACAATAAAAATGAGTTTCAACTCGTTGTAAATATGCCCGAGCAGTCCAGTTTTGTTAGCACATCAAATGCATTGCGAGATTTCTCGGACTATCTGGTTAGCGTACCTGAAGTTGTGTCAGTTTCTGCTTTTGCAGGGGTTGCCTCTCCAATGGACTTTAACGGTATGGTTAGGCATTACTTTATGCGCAGTCAGCCTAATCAAGGTGAACTTCGTATTGTCCTTGCCGATAAAGACAGACGAGTCCAACAATCTCACGAGATAGTTACTAGGTTAAGAGATGATATCGAGCTTATTGCCGTCAAGCATTTTGCCGATATTCAGTTAGTCGAGGTCCCACCGGGCCCCCCTGTGATTGCCACCATCACGGCGGAAGTGTATGGCGAAGAGACGACCAGTTACGACGTACTCCAACAACAAGCCTTGAAAGTGGCGGAAAGATTAAAGCGAGAGGAATTTGTCTCGGAAGTTGATACCTCCATCCAAGGTAAATTTGAGACGTGGCAATTCGTTGTTGATAGAGAAAAAGCCGCTCTGTCAGGAATATCAGTATACGACATCAATGAAACGATTCGGACTGCCAATCAAGGTTTTGTATTAGGTCATCTACAAGCTGAGCGGGAGATCAATCCTTTGCCAGTAAAGGTAAGATTGGCAAAACATAATCGTGACGATCTGAATAAATTAACCGCGCTTTATGTACGTGGGCGAGCAGGTATCGCTAAGAATGAAGTTCATGGTGCTTTGGTCGATGCCCCTCAACCTTTGGTACAGGTTTCTGAATTGGGCTCGTTTGTGAAACAACCGGTTGAGCAGCCTATAAACCACAAAAATTTAAAACCTGTCGTTTATGTTTACGCTGAATCGGCCGGTAGGGTACCCGGTGGAATTGTTGCCGATGTGATGTCCGATAAAGATGAAGAGACGTTAAGCGAACGAAACCCTGTCAGCACGCGACATTATCTAAATAATGGTGCCGGTGATGGTTGGTCAGTGGAGCCCGGTACCACCGTCGTTTGGAGTGGGGAAGGTGAATGGAAAATAACGGTAGATGTGTTCATTGATCTTGGCATTGCGTACGGCGCGGCGTTACTAGGCGTGTTTGTGGTTATGCTTATTCAAACCGGCCTTCCTGCGGTATCTGGTATTATTATGCTCGCGATTCCGTTAACCGTTATCGGCATCATGCCTGGATTTTGGCTGCTCAACGTGTTTAGTGACGATATCAATGGCTACCCAAATCCAGCACTCTTTACGGCAACGGCAATGATAGGAATGATCGCCTTAGCCGGCATCGTCGTGCGAAACTCACTTGTGCTGATTGAGTTTATCCAACAATCGCTCGCGGAAGGTAAAGCGCTAACCGATGCGCTTATTGAGTCTGGGGCGGTTCGTATGAGGCCAATTTTACTTACGGCAGGTACGACGCTATTGGGAAACATAGTCATTACTCTTGACCCTATTTTTAATGGTTTAGCATGGGCGATTATATTCGGTATAACAGCCTCAACCGTATTTACCTTGTTGGTCATTCCCGTGGTTTATAATCTCGCTTATCGCGATGTAAAAGGACATGGTTTACCCATTCAAGAAGAGGAAGAAGCATGA
- a CDS encoding efflux RND transporter periplasmic adaptor subunit has product MKKSKILLGLALFSILGLLFLYMAGFFSEKLPEQGLRHSADYPQIETVAIMPQTMPVSYEFTGTVAADQKAIISARLTAKVAEVLVNVGSVVKQGDVLMRLESRDLDARVKQTEQALSSAQAILNAARKEYRRVKELVSKKLLSQSQFDKAESDLKTAQASFKQAEAAVVEAETTFGFSMITAPFDGLITQKNTNMGDTASPGMQLLSMYNPEKLQLQVNISEAQIRDVHLGSSLAYQLPTYDIKGKGNVVEISPAADNSSRSFVVKLEMDTTSLVYPGVYGKVVLSSGEQSVLILPENTVYQVGQLDYVKVIQDGVIHNRLVQLGDNNQVRKGVLSGDNLVIEPLKYR; this is encoded by the coding sequence ATGAAGAAGTCAAAGATCTTATTGGGTTTAGCCCTATTCTCTATATTGGGATTACTGTTTTTATATATGGCCGGTTTTTTTTCCGAGAAGTTACCAGAACAAGGGTTACGACACTCGGCTGATTATCCTCAAATCGAAACCGTTGCAATCATGCCGCAAACGATGCCGGTCAGTTACGAATTCACTGGCACTGTGGCGGCGGATCAAAAGGCCATTATATCTGCACGACTAACCGCTAAGGTGGCGGAAGTCCTCGTTAATGTTGGATCGGTTGTAAAGCAAGGCGATGTATTAATGAGGTTAGAAAGTCGAGACCTCGACGCAAGAGTAAAGCAAACAGAGCAAGCTTTATCGTCAGCACAGGCAATATTGAATGCGGCACGTAAAGAATATCGACGAGTAAAAGAGCTGGTTAGTAAGAAGCTTCTATCCCAATCTCAGTTTGACAAAGCAGAAAGCGATCTAAAAACGGCGCAAGCTTCATTTAAACAAGCAGAAGCGGCAGTGGTTGAAGCCGAGACGACTTTTGGCTTTAGTATGATAACGGCGCCTTTTGATGGACTCATTACTCAGAAGAATACCAATATGGGGGACACGGCCTCTCCGGGTATGCAATTGTTGAGTATGTATAACCCTGAAAAGCTTCAACTACAGGTTAATATTTCAGAAGCTCAAATTAGAGATGTCCATCTTGGTTCCAGTTTGGCTTATCAGTTGCCAACGTACGATATTAAAGGAAAAGGCAATGTAGTTGAGATATCACCTGCGGCAGATAACAGTTCACGAAGTTTTGTCGTTAAGCTAGAGATGGATACTACATCTCTGGTGTATCCAGGGGTCTATGGCAAGGTTGTGCTGTCAAGCGGTGAGCAATCGGTGCTTATTCTTCCTGAAAATACGGTATATCAAGTTGGTCAGTTAGACTATGTGAAAGTCATTCAAGATGGTGTTATCCATAATCGTTTGGTTCAACTTGGTGACAATAATCAGGTGAGGAAAGGTGTTTTGAGTGGTGATAATTTGGTCATAGAACCGCTAAAGTATAGGTAA
- the gatZ gene encoding tagatose-bisphosphate aldolase subunit GatZ, with protein MKSIVAKHKNGEHIGIYSVCSAHPLVIEATLRYELNTDNKVLIEATSNQVNQFGGYTGMKPADFYKFVNEIAKQVGFDQDRIILGGDHLGPNCWQKEPAAEAMEKSKVLIRDYVKAGFTKIHLDASMSCSDDPVPLDPVVVAQRAAILCEVAEQAASDELKGRLTYVIGTEVPVPGGEKEAINSVHVTTVKDAENTVTTHVEAFKARGIEQALSRVVGIVVQPGVEFDHSSVIHYKPEEAKDLSTYIESTDFVYEAHSTDYQTKEAFRELVRDHYAILKVGPAVTFALREAVFALADIEEELVASEAKSHIKDVIHEVLLDDQTYWKNYYSETHSKAMVDLNYSLSDRVRYYWTNPRITRAMDSLITNLETLEIPLGMLSQYLPEQYKKVVASELDSNPKSLMMSKIQGVLDDYSYGCN; from the coding sequence ATGAAAAGTATTGTAGCTAAACATAAAAATGGTGAACACATAGGGATATATTCCGTCTGTTCGGCTCACCCGTTAGTAATAGAGGCGACGCTAAGATATGAACTTAATACTGATAACAAAGTGTTAATTGAAGCGACGTCTAATCAGGTCAATCAGTTTGGTGGCTACACGGGTATGAAACCAGCAGATTTCTACAAATTTGTAAACGAGATTGCGAAACAAGTTGGTTTCGATCAGGACCGAATAATACTAGGTGGCGATCACCTTGGCCCTAACTGCTGGCAGAAAGAACCAGCTGCAGAGGCAATGGAAAAATCGAAAGTACTAATCAGAGACTACGTAAAAGCTGGATTTACTAAGATTCATTTAGATGCATCCATGTCTTGTTCTGATGATCCGGTTCCTTTGGACCCCGTCGTTGTCGCTCAACGAGCGGCGATTCTATGTGAGGTGGCAGAACAAGCCGCAAGTGATGAACTTAAAGGGCGTTTAACCTACGTTATCGGTACAGAAGTCCCTGTTCCTGGTGGCGAAAAAGAAGCCATTAATTCTGTGCATGTTACTACGGTAAAAGATGCAGAAAATACGGTAACAACGCATGTGGAAGCCTTCAAAGCTAGAGGGATAGAACAGGCGCTATCGAGGGTCGTTGGTATTGTTGTTCAACCTGGAGTTGAGTTCGACCATTCGAGTGTTATTCATTACAAGCCTGAAGAAGCGAAAGATTTATCAACGTATATCGAAAGCACAGATTTCGTATACGAAGCCCATTCGACGGATTATCAAACAAAAGAAGCATTTAGAGAGCTAGTGAGAGACCATTACGCCATCTTGAAAGTGGGTCCAGCCGTGACATTTGCGCTTAGAGAAGCGGTGTTTGCTTTGGCTGATATTGAAGAAGAATTAGTGGCTTCAGAAGCGAAGAGCCATATTAAAGATGTGATTCACGAAGTGCTATTAGATGACCAAACTTATTGGAAAAACTATTATAGTGAAACACACTCTAAAGCAATGGTTGATTTAAACTATAGCCTTTCAGACAGGGTACGATATTACTGGACTAATCCTAGAATAACTCGCGCAATGGATAGCCTAATTACCAATTTAGAAACGTTAGAAATACCACTTGGTATGTTAAGCCAGTACCTTCCTGAGCAGTATAAAAAAGTAGTAGCAAGTGAACTCGACTCTAATCCAAAATCACTGATGATGAGCAAGATTCAGGGTGTTCTGGATGATTACTCTTACGGGTGTAATTGA
- the xylB gene encoding xylulokinase: protein MYIGIDCGTQGIKVAIWDGRSELLGVGYETYPLISNDNGRKEQQVDWWLDSLVVAMDKAFENTGENNRRVDRKSIEAIGVSGQQHGLVILDNKDQVIRPAKLWCDTEPTDLLNQFVSSNKINFAETIGINVPVAFTIAKLLWTKNEKPQDFERIAKIMLPHDYINYWFTGNYVTEAGDASGSGLLDTNSKTWSKQVVDMIGLPDGCRLPELIPSQAAHGTIRTSLAAELGLSPNVIVSSGGGDNMMAAIGTGNVGTGLLTMSLGTSGTVYSHTKQQIESVDYPDLNAFCSSTNGYLPLASTMNVTSATTAFRDLLKTDISTFEQMIASVSPGSQGIAVMPYLSGARLPNVPKAKGAIFGLTGDNLTQQNLLRAAVEGVTYNLAKGVEVLSDAGLRFDSVSLIGGGSNSQTWRQIIADVTGLIVNVPAASEAGALGAAMQAKWAFCHESGIRTTIEDIARDSVTLAPGMMATPNQAQHEYYRELYSEYHKQVDAYVSQFL from the coding sequence GTGTATATCGGTATAGATTGTGGAACTCAAGGAATAAAAGTAGCGATATGGGATGGTAGGAGCGAACTCTTAGGCGTAGGATATGAAACCTATCCCCTTATCAGTAATGACAATGGAAGAAAGGAACAACAAGTAGACTGGTGGCTTGATTCGCTCGTTGTTGCAATGGATAAAGCCTTCGAAAATACGGGTGAAAACAACCGACGTGTAGATCGTAAATCCATTGAAGCTATTGGTGTGTCAGGGCAACAACACGGGTTGGTTATCTTAGATAATAAAGACCAAGTTATTCGCCCTGCCAAGCTATGGTGTGATACTGAACCAACTGATTTGCTTAATCAATTTGTATCATCAAACAAGATTAACTTTGCAGAAACCATCGGTATCAACGTCCCGGTCGCATTTACTATTGCGAAGTTGTTATGGACAAAAAACGAAAAACCACAAGACTTCGAAAGAATAGCTAAGATTATGTTACCTCACGATTACATCAACTATTGGTTCACGGGTAACTACGTGACAGAAGCAGGAGATGCATCGGGTTCTGGTTTGCTAGATACAAACAGCAAAACATGGAGCAAGCAGGTTGTCGATATGATAGGCCTACCTGATGGATGTCGATTGCCCGAGCTTATCCCTTCTCAAGCAGCGCACGGTACGATAAGAACCTCACTAGCAGCAGAGCTTGGCCTTTCTCCAAACGTTATCGTTTCCAGTGGTGGTGGCGATAATATGATGGCAGCCATAGGAACCGGTAATGTTGGTACGGGACTTTTAACCATGAGCTTAGGAACTTCAGGTACCGTCTATTCGCACACAAAGCAACAGATTGAGAGTGTCGATTACCCTGATCTCAATGCCTTTTGTTCTTCAACAAATGGCTATTTACCTCTTGCCAGTACCATGAATGTGACAAGCGCCACAACCGCGTTTAGAGATCTGCTAAAGACTGACATTTCAACCTTCGAACAAATGATAGCCTCTGTATCACCGGGGTCACAAGGCATCGCTGTCATGCCTTATTTGTCCGGTGCTAGGTTACCTAATGTTCCCAAGGCTAAGGGAGCAATCTTTGGTTTGACCGGTGATAATCTAACCCAACAAAACCTGCTTAGAGCGGCCGTAGAGGGCGTAACCTATAATCTCGCCAAAGGGGTTGAGGTATTGTCGGATGCAGGCCTAAGATTTGATTCCGTTTCTCTCATTGGTGGAGGTTCGAATAGCCAAACATGGCGGCAGATAATCGCAGATGTTACGGGACTAATTGTTAACGTTCCAGCAGCCAGTGAAGCGGGTGCTCTAGGAGCTGCGATGCAAGCTAAATGGGCTTTTTGTCATGAGAGTGGTATCAGAACGACCATAGAGGACATCGCACGTGACAGTGTCACTCTAGCGCCGGGTATGATGGCGACTCCTAACCAAGCACAGCATGAGTACTACCGAGAGCTGTATAGTGAATACCACAAACAGGTAGACGCTTACGTTAGCCAATTCCTATAA
- a CDS encoding alcohol dehydrogenase catalytic domain-containing protein, translating to MEQKMLEVIVESNESLAIQESDIPKVREGCVLVKVKYSGLCGSDIPRVFHHGAHFYPITLGHEFSGQAVEVAEDVESIHVGDNIVCAPLVPCFKCARCKNGEYSLCKDYSFVGSRMPGGNAEYVVVPEKSCFRLPKTISLQQGAFFEPVTVGIHPILMAGGCKGKNVVVIGVGTIGLLALQTAKALGAKSVTAIDINPSKLDKAKLLGADVCVNSIQTESIEAFQSMTELHENQLILETAGTPITVKLATQIAGPRAAIALIGTLHKDLHMTYKEFEVILRKELTIFGSWMNYSAPYPGKEWQVAADLFEQNLINTDLLTEGVYKPKAFIDEVTKLNGLPSEGKILLSWEDA from the coding sequence ATGGAACAAAAAATGTTGGAGGTAATTGTTGAAAGCAATGAAAGCCTTGCAATACAAGAATCAGACATACCGAAAGTGAGAGAAGGGTGTGTTCTCGTTAAAGTTAAATATTCAGGGTTATGCGGTTCTGATATCCCAAGGGTTTTTCATCACGGAGCACATTTTTATCCAATCACTTTGGGTCACGAGTTTTCAGGTCAAGCAGTGGAAGTCGCTGAAGACGTAGAAAGCATCCACGTAGGAGACAATATAGTCTGTGCACCGCTAGTACCTTGTTTTAAATGTGCTCGATGCAAAAACGGTGAGTATTCACTGTGTAAAGATTATAGCTTTGTCGGTTCAAGAATGCCGGGCGGTAATGCAGAGTATGTTGTCGTCCCAGAAAAAAGTTGTTTTCGACTACCTAAGACAATTTCGCTACAACAAGGGGCGTTTTTCGAACCGGTAACGGTAGGTATTCACCCTATATTGATGGCTGGTGGTTGTAAGGGCAAAAATGTTGTTGTGATCGGTGTCGGGACAATAGGGTTGTTAGCGCTTCAAACTGCTAAAGCGTTGGGGGCAAAAAGTGTCACCGCTATCGATATCAACCCAAGCAAACTGGACAAAGCCAAGTTATTGGGCGCCGATGTTTGCGTCAACTCGATTCAGACAGAATCAATCGAAGCATTCCAATCCATGACTGAATTGCATGAAAATCAACTGATTCTCGAAACAGCCGGCACGCCGATTACTGTTAAGTTGGCAACACAGATAGCAGGACCCCGAGCCGCTATCGCGCTAATTGGTACTTTGCATAAAGATCTGCACATGACTTACAAAGAATTCGAAGTCATTTTGCGCAAAGAGCTGACCATTTTTGGTAGTTGGATGAACTACTCTGCGCCGTATCCCGGTAAAGAGTGGCAGGTTGCGGCGGACCTATTTGAACAGAATTTGATAAACACGGATTTGCTTACTGAAGGTGTATACAAACCGAAAGCCTTCATAGACGAAGTAACTAAATTAAATGGGCTTCCATCGGAAGGAAAAATATTACTAAGCTGGGAAGATGCGTAA
- the gatY gene encoding tagatose-bisphosphate aldolase subunit GatY, with protein sequence MKNLINSNYLLKDAQKNGYAIPAFNVHNLETVHVVLDTCKKLESPVIIAGTPGTYSYGGIQEMISIVDSAARVRDMQVVLHLDHHHDLDDMEFKVRSGIRSAMIDGSALSLDQNIELTSKAVKLCHRFGCSVEAEIGQLVGQEDDMIIEVANDPYTIPEDALRLVRATNIDSLAIAIGTAHGLYKEKPKLDFARLEKIAALIDIPLVLHGASGVPDEDVSRCIDMGICKVNVATELKIAYADALKQVFMENPAVNDPREYNVKAKQAMADVIEQKIRVCRSSGRI encoded by the coding sequence ATGAAAAACTTAATAAACAGTAATTACTTATTAAAAGATGCACAGAAAAATGGTTACGCAATACCAGCATTTAATGTGCATAACCTAGAAACTGTACACGTCGTTTTGGATACATGTAAGAAGCTTGAATCACCAGTAATTATCGCTGGTACGCCTGGTACCTATAGCTATGGTGGCATCCAAGAGATGATAAGTATCGTTGATTCAGCGGCACGCGTTAGAGACATGCAAGTGGTTCTTCACCTCGATCATCATCATGATTTAGATGATATGGAATTCAAAGTTCGCAGTGGTATCCGCTCGGCAATGATCGACGGCAGCGCATTATCTCTCGATCAAAATATAGAGTTAACGTCAAAAGCGGTAAAACTTTGTCACCGCTTTGGCTGTAGCGTGGAAGCGGAAATTGGTCAATTGGTAGGCCAAGAAGATGACATGATTATCGAAGTTGCCAACGACCCATATACGATTCCAGAAGATGCGTTGCGACTCGTTCGAGCAACCAATATCGATTCACTAGCCATTGCTATTGGTACTGCTCATGGTCTTTATAAAGAAAAGCCTAAGTTAGATTTCGCACGATTAGAAAAAATCGCGGCTTTGATTGATATTCCTTTGGTGCTTCACGGTGCATCGGGTGTGCCAGATGAAGATGTCAGTCGCTGCATTGATATGGGTATCTGTAAAGTAAACGTCGCAACAGAGCTGAAAATAGCTTATGCGGATGCGCTAAAACAAGTATTCATGGAAAACCCAGCCGTGAATGATCCGCGTGAGTATAACGTTAAAGCGAAGCAGGCCATGGCGGACGTCATAGAGCAAAAAATTAGAGTCTGTAGAAGTAGCGGAAGAATTTAG
- the fucU gene encoding L-fucose mutarotase, whose protein sequence is MLKNISPLISPDLLRELCKMGHGDEIVISDAHFPAYSCNDLIFRADGIEVSQLLEAIVPLFELDQYVDDKVVMMAPVKGDRLPDGLVEEYADALPEGTEITFIDRFAFYDRAQTATCVVVTGTTRKYGNIILKKGVTPLT, encoded by the coding sequence ATGTTAAAAAATATTAGTCCCTTGATATCACCTGACTTATTGAGAGAGTTATGCAAGATGGGCCACGGAGATGAAATCGTCATTAGCGATGCTCATTTCCCTGCCTACAGCTGTAATGACTTGATATTCAGAGCCGATGGAATAGAAGTCTCCCAGTTATTGGAAGCGATTGTTCCCCTGTTTGAGCTTGATCAATATGTTGATGACAAAGTGGTAATGATGGCACCTGTCAAAGGTGATCGATTACCAGATGGTTTAGTTGAAGAGTATGCGGACGCTCTTCCTGAAGGAACAGAGATTACCTTCATCGATAGATTTGCATTCTATGATAGAGCGCAAACCGCTACTTGTGTCGTAGTAACTGGTACTACTAGAAAATACGGCAACATAATCCTCAAAAAAGGGGTTACTCCCTTAACTTAA